From the genome of Geminocystis herdmanii PCC 6308, one region includes:
- the truB gene encoding tRNA pseudouridine(55) synthase TruB, producing the protein MDGFLNLNKPQNFTSHDCVAKLRKILKTKKIGHGGTLDPLATGVLPIAIGKATRLLQFLPTQKAYQATIRFGIVTTTDDLEGDIISKKSATDLTLEKIIPYLQEFIGEIEQYPPAYSAIKKDGKKLYELARKGEIIDIPKRLVNITNIEVLSWQSGEFPELVLNIDCGSGTYIRSIARDLGEKLGKGATLASLNRTLSCGMRLENSYNFEDIIQGKETDNFSLINLDYPLQNLPSIYLGEDDTKRWNQGQKIVTEDEYSGEFYRTYNNLSEFMGISELKIDDTIKLFKPKVVLSS; encoded by the coding sequence ATGGATGGTTTTCTGAATCTTAATAAACCTCAAAATTTCACTTCCCATGATTGCGTCGCTAAATTGAGAAAAATTTTAAAAACCAAAAAAATTGGTCATGGTGGTACATTAGACCCATTGGCTACGGGAGTATTACCTATTGCGATCGGCAAAGCAACCCGTTTATTACAGTTTTTGCCCACCCAAAAGGCTTACCAAGCAACCATTAGATTTGGTATTGTCACAACTACGGATGATTTAGAAGGGGATATTATTAGTAAAAAATCTGCTACAGATTTGACTTTAGAAAAAATTATCCCTTATTTACAAGAGTTTATCGGAGAAATAGAGCAATATCCTCCTGCTTATAGTGCTATCAAAAAAGATGGTAAAAAACTTTATGAATTAGCACGAAAAGGAGAAATAATTGATATACCGAAACGATTGGTAAACATTACGAATATTGAGGTTTTATCTTGGCAAAGTGGAGAGTTTCCAGAATTAGTTTTAAATATCGACTGTGGTAGTGGTACTTACATAAGATCGATCGCACGAGATTTAGGGGAAAAACTAGGTAAGGGGGCAACTTTAGCTTCGTTAAATCGAACTCTTAGCTGTGGTATGAGGTTAGAAAATAGCTATAATTTTGAGGATATTATACAAGGCAAAGAAACGGATAATTTTAGTTTAATTAATCTTGATTATCCCTTACAAAATTTACCGAGTATTTATTTAGGAGAAGATGATACTAAACGATGGAATCAAGGACAAAAAATCGTTACTGAAGATGAGTATTCAGGAGAATTTTATCGTACCTATAATAATCTTTCTGAGTTTATGGGTATCAGTGAATTAAAAATTGATGACACGATAAAATTATTTAAACCAAAAGTTGTTCTATCTTCGTAA
- a CDS encoding M23 family metallopeptidase, whose product MFNLIVRITRSFKSKIYLSGLLIATLTLIIAHNFIITKLEAVQAQQAVPITASWSQASFPVENFQAYTSGFGYRIHPISGDRRMHQGLDLAAPLGSYVRNWWSGQVVHLSDHTGCGTMIRIKSGNWTHEYCHLMGTVENTTRGQALIDRNGGIMLFMGQNIPAGARIGRVGMTGSTTGPHLHWGLMYNGRYIDPADVLRQMFAQRI is encoded by the coding sequence ATGTTTAATCTGATTGTCAGAATAACTCGATCGTTCAAGTCTAAAATATATTTATCGGGTTTATTAATAGCGACACTAACTCTAATTATTGCCCATAATTTTATTATCACCAAACTTGAAGCGGTACAAGCTCAACAAGCTGTACCCATTACTGCTTCTTGGAGTCAAGCCTCTTTTCCTGTGGAGAATTTTCAAGCCTATACCTCTGGTTTTGGTTATCGCATACATCCTATTTCTGGAGATAGACGAATGCACCAAGGCTTAGATTTAGCCGCCCCTCTTGGTAGTTATGTTCGTAATTGGTGGAGTGGACAAGTTGTTCACTTATCAGATCACACAGGGTGTGGTACGATGATTAGAATTAAATCAGGAAATTGGACTCACGAATATTGTCACCTTATGGGTACAGTAGAAAATACAACTAGAGGACAGGCTTTGATCGATCGAAATGGCGGTATTATGTTATTCATGGGGCAAAATATTCCAGCTGGGGCAAGAATTGGTAGAGTAGGCATGACAGGAAGCACCACAGGACCTCATTTACACTGGGGATTGATGTATAATGGTAGATATATTGATCCTGCCGATGTATTAAGACAAATGTTCGCTCAAAGAATTTAA
- a CDS encoding DUF3750 domain-containing protein: MTLNVDLRVAKIPFIGYIAVHYWFVIEEDGCQQRWEVWQSQNLVPSSWGHLHYNLMTATRGVGNGESWLEIQWQGEEAQNLRQVIQESPLFYPYNNVYRYYPGPNSNTYVQWVLDRAEINYVLSWRGWGKYFDRRKQI, translated from the coding sequence ATGACTTTAAATGTTGATTTGAGAGTTGCAAAAATCCCTTTTATCGGTTATATTGCTGTTCATTATTGGTTTGTGATTGAGGAAGACGGTTGTCAACAACGGTGGGAAGTGTGGCAAAGTCAAAATTTAGTGCCTAGTAGTTGGGGGCATTTACATTATAATTTGATGACGGCAACTAGGGGCGTTGGCAATGGGGAGAGTTGGTTAGAAATTCAATGGCAAGGGGAAGAAGCCCAAAATTTAAGACAGGTTATTCAAGAATCTCCCTTATTTTATCCTTATAATAATGTGTATCGTTATTATCCGGGTCCTAACAGTAATACTTATGTTCAGTGGGTACTCGATCGAGCTGAAATTAATTATGTCTTATCGTGGCGCGGTTGGGGTAAATATTTCGATCGAAGAAAACAAATATAG
- the psbM gene encoding photosystem II reaction center protein PsbM, which yields MQVNDLGFVATLLFVLVPTVFLLILYIQTGKNEA from the coding sequence ATGCAAGTTAATGATTTAGGCTTTGTTGCCACCCTTTTATTTGTGCTTGTGCCTACGGTTTTTCTCTTGATTTTATATATTCAAACTGGAAAAAACGAGGCTTAA
- a CDS encoding methyl-accepting chemotaxis protein: MTQAPEKPKFNTSSVSVNKAPIPVVIKPTPKKEPLPIVTWFYNISIRKKQVFVLVTAQAISIAALLGVGFIQVVQGGREQLANQSISELEATKINYSIKVNQMGFGFRGQSDNLAIINAALTKVNGGTLSPQDRSIVRQILQNEIKARNIEYATLVGLDQRIIVNANNDRTGQVFNPNNLVSQVINNPQQIKTTEIKPWADLVKELPPIFSSLSQNQDVLIRYTFTPVFRPGTQQVIGVLISGDVVDGKFSIVEDTLKVFQGGYSAIYKITGNKDFKLSSALTETETERGQPLATNALFELAIQNPDEIVSIRDKVGDTTYTLTGQILKNFQEQPVGILVRGTSEKALNQIISNSLSAQGQTAVAVLIVNLLLILVLGRVIAKPIESLQLTAEKFAEGDYSRRTTVQGDDEIGKLARTFNVLADNIEESESFLMLDASKVSLFQDITGSTTLDEDDVNKVFDRALPKAKEILQVDRLVIYRFKGDWSGYISNEAGDLDLPSAVDEKINDPCIPPELRQAYINGRVVPTENVYTAGFAPEHEALMYRLQIKSNLVVPIVTQGQLFALLIAHHCRKHHEWEEREIAFLGQIALRFGVILDRVNILKNQIAAANRADQLKEITLSLASSLNRQQVLDSAVKEIRTALKTDRTIVYEFDENWQGTITAESVSLNYPVALGAQILDPCFADNYVEKYQQGRVQATPDIYKAGLTTCHLKQLEPFAVRANLVAPILVNRKLIGLLICHQCSDVRNWESAEIELFSQLATQVGLSLERVKLLDLQLNAEKIQREGKELLQRRALELLMQVDPVSQGDLTIRASVTEDEIGTIADSYNATIESLRKIVAQVQTAAGEVSQTTSNNENDVRILRQEIEEQVGSITDVLSTIKQMSRSSNLVAESAEQAEEALQKAQESVEMGDSAMNRTVRSILEIRVTVQQAAEQVKKLGDTTQNIATVVGLIGRFAAQTHLLALKASIEAARAGEQGTGFAVIAEEVRALATQSAQATSDIDKLVNEILNETKVVVTAMEEGSEQVIEGSKLVEETRQSLNQIAAATIQINELVEAIAAAAFEQSENSEEVKSKMEDVARIAEKTTISVTQLSDSFVELQDVARKLESNVSQFKVS, from the coding sequence ATGACTCAAGCACCCGAAAAACCTAAATTCAACACTTCTTCCGTATCTGTAAATAAAGCTCCCATTCCAGTAGTTATAAAACCAACCCCGAAAAAAGAGCCATTGCCCATTGTTACATGGTTTTATAACATCTCCATTCGGAAAAAACAGGTATTTGTATTAGTCACAGCCCAAGCAATATCGATCGCAGCGTTATTAGGGGTAGGATTTATTCAAGTTGTTCAAGGAGGTAGAGAGCAATTAGCTAACCAGTCTATCTCTGAGTTAGAAGCAACTAAAATTAACTACAGTATCAAAGTTAATCAAATGGGGTTCGGTTTTCGTGGGCAATCGGATAACCTTGCGATTATCAATGCGGCTTTGACTAAGGTTAATGGGGGAACTTTAAGCCCTCAAGATCGATCGATCGTGCGTCAAATTTTGCAAAATGAGATCAAAGCGCGTAATATTGAATATGCGACCCTTGTGGGATTAGATCAAAGAATTATTGTCAATGCTAATAACGATCGAACTGGACAAGTATTTAATCCTAATAATTTAGTCTCTCAAGTTATCAACAATCCCCAACAAATTAAAACCACAGAAATTAAGCCTTGGGCAGATTTAGTTAAAGAATTACCTCCCATTTTTTCTAGTCTTTCTCAAAATCAAGATGTCTTAATTCGTTATACCTTTACCCCTGTTTTTCGTCCGGGTACTCAACAAGTAATTGGAGTGTTAATATCTGGAGACGTTGTTGACGGCAAATTTTCCATCGTAGAAGATACCCTCAAGGTATTCCAAGGAGGGTATAGTGCGATTTATAAAATCACTGGAAACAAAGATTTTAAATTATCCAGTGCCTTAACAGAAACGGAAACTGAAAGAGGACAACCTTTAGCTACCAATGCACTTTTTGAACTCGCCATCCAAAATCCCGATGAAATTGTCTCTATCAGGGATAAAGTAGGAGATACAACCTATACTCTGACAGGGCAGATTCTTAAAAATTTTCAAGAGCAACCTGTGGGAATTTTGGTGAGGGGGACATCAGAAAAAGCTCTCAATCAAATTATTTCTAATAGTTTAAGCGCTCAAGGGCAAACAGCAGTAGCTGTACTTATTGTCAATCTTCTCTTAATTTTAGTGTTAGGGCGTGTGATTGCAAAACCCATTGAATCTTTACAGCTAACCGCAGAAAAATTTGCCGAAGGAGATTATAGTAGAAGAACTACTGTTCAAGGAGATGATGAAATAGGGAAGTTAGCTCGTACTTTTAATGTCTTGGCGGATAATATTGAAGAAAGTGAGTCTTTTTTGATGTTAGATGCAAGTAAAGTTAGTCTTTTCCAAGATATTACTGGCTCAACTACTCTGGATGAGGATGATGTTAATAAAGTGTTCGATCGAGCTTTACCCAAAGCGAAGGAAATATTACAGGTCGATCGACTGGTAATCTATCGTTTTAAAGGTGATTGGAGTGGTTACATTAGTAATGAAGCAGGAGACCTTGATTTACCTAGTGCCGTTGACGAAAAAATCAATGATCCTTGTATTCCACCAGAATTAAGACAGGCTTATATTAACGGTCGAGTTGTACCCACAGAAAACGTCTATACCGCAGGTTTTGCTCCCGAACACGAAGCCCTAATGTACCGACTACAAATTAAATCTAATTTAGTAGTTCCCATCGTAACTCAAGGACAACTATTTGCTCTGTTAATCGCCCATCACTGTCGTAAACATCATGAATGGGAAGAAAGAGAAATTGCCTTTTTAGGTCAAATTGCCCTAAGATTTGGGGTAATCTTAGACAGGGTAAACATCCTCAAAAATCAGATTGCCGCAGCAAATCGAGCTGATCAATTAAAAGAAATTACCCTTTCTCTTGCCTCTAGTTTAAATCGTCAACAGGTACTAGATTCGGCAGTTAAAGAAATTCGTACTGCCTTAAAAACCGATCGAACTATAGTCTATGAATTTGATGAAAATTGGCAAGGTACAATTACGGCTGAATCCGTAAGTTTAAATTATCCCGTTGCTTTAGGGGCTCAAATTCTTGATCCTTGTTTTGCTGACAACTATGTAGAAAAATATCAACAGGGTAGAGTACAAGCCACTCCAGACATTTATAAAGCTGGTTTAACAACTTGTCACCTCAAACAATTAGAACCTTTTGCGGTGAGAGCAAATTTAGTCGCGCCTATTTTAGTGAACCGTAAATTAATCGGGTTGCTTATTTGTCATCAATGTTCTGATGTGCGTAACTGGGAATCTGCGGAAATTGAGCTATTTTCCCAACTAGCAACCCAAGTCGGTTTAAGTTTAGAGCGGGTAAAACTTCTCGATTTACAGTTAAATGCGGAAAAAATCCAACGGGAAGGAAAAGAGTTATTACAAAGACGAGCTTTAGAATTACTCATGCAAGTTGATCCCGTATCCCAAGGAGACTTAACCATTCGGGCATCTGTAACAGAAGATGAAATTGGCACGATCGCCGACTCCTATAATGCTACGATCGAGAGTCTCAGAAAAATTGTTGCTCAGGTACAAACAGCGGCGGGAGAAGTGTCTCAAACTACCAGTAATAACGAAAATGATGTCAGAATTTTGCGTCAAGAAATTGAAGAACAGGTAGGAAGTATCACTGATGTATTAAGTACTATTAAGCAAATGAGTCGATCGAGTAATCTTGTCGCAGAAAGTGCCGAACAAGCGGAAGAAGCACTGCAAAAAGCCCAAGAAAGTGTGGAAATGGGGGATTCCGCCATGAATCGTACTGTTCGATCGATTTTAGAAATCAGAGTCACAGTACAACAAGCCGCCGAACAAGTGAAAAAATTAGGGGATACCACCCAAAATATCGCTACCGTTGTGGGTTTAATCGGACGTTTTGCCGCCCAAACTCACCTTTTGGCTTTAAAAGCCTCGATCGAAGCCGCACGGGCAGGAGAGCAGGGAACGGGCTTTGCCGTAATCGCTGAAGAAGTAAGGGCATTAGCCACCCAATCCGCTCAAGCAACCTCGGATATTGATAAACTGGTTAACGAGATTCTCAATGAAACTAAAGTGGTTGTTACCGCTATGGAGGAAGGTAGTGAGCAGGTAATCGAAGGGAGTAAACTGGTGGAAGAAACCCGTCAAAGTTTAAACCAGATTGCGGCGGCTACTATTCAAATTAACGAATTAGTAGAAGCGATTGCGGCGGCAGCTTTTGAGCAATCAGAAAACTCCGAAGAAGTAAAATCTAAAATGGAGGATGTTGCTAGAATTGCTGAGAAAACGACTATTTCGGTAACTCAATTATCCGATTCTTTTGTAGAATTACAAGACGTTGCTCGAAAATTAGAATCTAACGTTTCTCAGTTTAAAGTCAGCTAA
- a CDS encoding manganese efflux pump MntP, giving the protein MNLITIFLTSIGLAMDAFAVSIGGGISLKKVTPKDAIVIATFFGGFQFIMPLLGWFSGLFFRDFIISFDHWIAFGLLTLIGGKMLYESYQDEEEDEGTDFRNLYVLSTLAVATSIDALAVGLTFSVIQTPIVEASVIIGVITFLICLFGVFVGNKFGHLFEKQAEIIGGIILIGIGVKILIEHLS; this is encoded by the coding sequence ATGAATTTAATTACAATTTTTTTGACTTCGATCGGATTAGCAATGGATGCTTTTGCTGTCTCTATTGGAGGTGGTATTTCTTTAAAAAAAGTTACCCCAAAAGATGCGATCGTTATTGCCACTTTTTTTGGTGGTTTTCAGTTTATCATGCCCTTATTAGGTTGGTTTTCAGGGTTATTTTTTCGAGATTTTATTATCAGTTTTGATCATTGGATTGCCTTTGGTTTATTAACTCTAATTGGTGGTAAAATGCTTTATGAATCTTACCAAGATGAAGAAGAAGACGAAGGAACAGATTTTCGTAATTTATACGTTTTATCAACCTTAGCCGTTGCCACCAGTATTGATGCTTTAGCGGTAGGTTTAACATTTTCCGTGATTCAAACTCCCATTGTGGAAGCATCAGTTATTATTGGAGTTATAACTTTTTTAATCTGTTTATTCGGAGTATTTGTAGGGAATAAATTTGGTCATTTATTTGAAAAACAAGCAGAAATAATTGGTGGGATAATCTTAATTGGAATTGGTGTTAAAATTTTAATTGAACATCTATCATAA
- the acsF gene encoding magnesium-protoporphyrin IX monomethyl ester (oxidative) cyclase, which produces MVTTVQKPEYEEIRPGVKAPAKETILTPRFYTTDFDAMAKMDIAVNEEELQAILAEFKVDYNRHHFVRNADFDQSWDHIDGETRQLFVEFLERSCTAEFSGFLLYKELGRRLKHKSPVLAECFNLMSRDEARHAGFLNKAMSDFNLSLDLGFLTKSRDYTFFQPKFIFYATYLSEKIGYWRYITIYRHLEQNPESRIYPIFKFFENWCQDENRHGDFFDAILKAKPEYLNDWKAKLWCRFFLLSVFATMYLNDLQRSDFYASIGLDARSYDKHVIEKTNHTAGRVFPVIIDVDNPAFYDSLEICVSNCEKLRAIDASNSIAPIKFLRKLPLFLSNASQFIRLYFIKPIDSESLQGNVL; this is translated from the coding sequence ATGGTAACAACAGTACAAAAACCCGAATACGAAGAAATACGTCCGGGAGTCAAAGCACCAGCGAAAGAAACTATCCTAACACCCCGTTTCTACACCACAGATTTTGATGCTATGGCAAAAATGGACATTGCCGTCAACGAGGAAGAATTACAAGCAATTCTAGCCGAGTTCAAAGTGGATTATAATCGTCATCATTTTGTCCGTAATGCCGATTTTGATCAATCATGGGATCATATTGATGGTGAAACTCGCCAATTATTTGTAGAATTTCTTGAACGCTCTTGTACTGCTGAATTTTCGGGATTTTTATTGTATAAGGAATTGGGCAGACGTTTAAAACATAAAAGCCCTGTGTTGGCTGAGTGTTTTAACTTAATGTCAAGAGATGAAGCCCGTCACGCTGGTTTCTTGAATAAAGCTATGTCTGACTTTAACTTATCCTTAGATTTAGGATTTTTAACCAAGAGTCGTGACTATACTTTCTTCCAACCTAAATTTATTTTCTACGCTACCTATTTATCTGAAAAAATTGGTTATTGGCGTTATATCACTATTTATCGTCATTTAGAGCAAAATCCCGAAAGTCGTATTTATCCTATCTTCAAGTTTTTTGAAAATTGGTGTCAAGATGAAAACCGTCACGGTGATTTCTTTGATGCTATTCTCAAAGCTAAACCTGAATATTTAAATGATTGGAAAGCGAAGTTGTGGTGTCGTTTCTTCTTGTTATCGGTATTTGCCACAATGTACCTTAATGATTTACAACGATCTGACTTTTATGCTTCCATTGGTTTAGATGCGAGAAGTTATGACAAACACGTCATTGAGAAAACTAATCATACCGCAGGGCGAGTTTTCCCTGTCATCATTGATGTGGACAATCCTGCTTTCTATGATAGTTTAGAAATTTGTGTAAGTAATTGTGAAAAATTACGAGCTATTGATGCTAGTAATTCGATCGCACCTATCAAATTCCTTCGTAAATTGCCTTTATTCTTGTCTAACGCTAGTCAATTTATCCGCTTATACTTCATTAAGCCCATTGATTCCGAGTCTTTACAAGGAAACGTACTTTAA
- a CDS encoding photosystem II S4 domain protein: MLPREELLKRVENREEIAKIIDKAEKAIKTWELVVTDFLSPPVLAEVNQIFSSLTEVKVIPWGGYPQAERQRVGIHREEVFADETQIPLVALDIAGNFLFDTATHRDFLGSILGTGIVREKVGDIIVLGERGAQVIVVEEIADFLEIYLVQVRSVPVKTSRIELTELKIRPPKIKEMTTVEASLRLDAVASFGFGLSRGKMAEAISNGDVRVNWKEITQPSYNIKQNDLVSFRGKGRLEIGNIEVTKKERYRINLTRFV; this comes from the coding sequence ATGTTACCCAGAGAAGAATTACTTAAAAGAGTCGAAAATCGAGAAGAAATCGCCAAAATCATCGATAAAGCGGAAAAAGCAATCAAAACATGGGAATTAGTCGTCACAGACTTTCTCTCTCCCCCAGTATTAGCAGAAGTTAATCAAATCTTTTCTAGTCTCACGGAAGTTAAAGTTATTCCTTGGGGGGGCTATCCTCAAGCAGAAAGGCAAAGAGTCGGCATTCATCGAGAGGAAGTTTTTGCTGATGAAACACAAATCCCCTTAGTGGCTTTAGACATCGCAGGAAATTTTTTGTTTGATACGGCAACCCATCGAGACTTTTTAGGCTCAATTTTAGGCACGGGTATTGTAAGGGAAAAAGTAGGAGATATAATCGTCTTGGGAGAAAGAGGTGCTCAAGTAATTGTCGTGGAAGAAATTGCCGATTTTCTGGAAATATATTTAGTACAAGTGCGTTCAGTTCCTGTGAAAACTAGCAGAATTGAGTTAACCGAGTTAAAAATTCGCCCTCCCAAAATTAAAGAAATGACAACAGTAGAGGCTTCTTTAAGATTAGATGCGGTGGCTTCCTTTGGTTTTGGCTTGTCTCGTGGCAAAATGGCGGAGGCAATTAGTAACGGTGATGTGCGAGTTAATTGGAAGGAAATTACCCAACCTAGTTATAATATCAAACAGAATGATTTAGTTTCTTTTCGAGGTAAAGGCAGACTAGAAATTGGCAATATTGAAGTTACCAAAAAAGAACGTTATCGCATTAATTTAACAAGATTTGTATAA